Within Thermus sp. CCB_US3_UF1, the genomic segment AACTTTGAGGGCATCGTCATCAAGGTCAAGCGCAACGGCTACAACAGCAGCTTCACCGTGCGCAAGGTGAGCTATGGGGTAGGGGTGGAGCGCATCTTCCCCATGAACTCCCCCCTCATTGAGAAAGTGGAGATCGTGCAGCGGGGCCGTGCCCGCCGGGCCAAGCTCTACTTCATCCGCCAGCTTTCCGAGCGGGAGATCCGGCGCAAGCTGCGGGCCGACCGCAAGCGGATCGGCCAGGACCAGGAGCGGGCCAAGGCCATCAAGGAGGCGGCCCAGGCCGCCGAGGCCCAGCCCGAGGGCGGCGAGGCCCAAGCCTAGGGTTTTGGCGGAGGCCCTGGGGGCGGGTTTACCCGCCCCTAGGTTTTTTCCCGCAGGAACCCCAGGGCCCGGGCCCGTTCCAGGGCCTCCACCCGGTTGCGGGCCAGCAGTTTTCCGTAGATATTTTCCATGTAGTCTTTGACGGTGTCGGGGGAGAGGCCCAGGGCCCGAGCGATGCCCTTGGCGGAGAGGCCCTGGGCCAGAAGCCGCAACACCTCCTCCTCCCGGGGGGTGAGGTGGGGAAGGGAGGGGGGATGGAGGCGCTCCTCCCCCCGGGCCACCCGGAGGAGGCGGCTTCGGAGTTCCGCGGCGGAGAGCTCCTTGGAGAAGTAGGCGTCCGCCCCCACCAGCCAGGCTTCCCGCAACAGAGCGGGCTCCTGGTAGGTGGTGAGAAAGGCGATGATCCCCCGGTAGCCCGCCTGGCGCAGCCTTTTGGCGCACTCCAACCCGTCCATCCCCGGCATCCTGAGGTCCAAAAGGACGGCCTCGGGCTGGAGGGCCAGGGTCTTTTCCAGGGCCTCCAGGCCGTTCCCCGCCTCGGCCACCACCTCGAGGCCCTCCGCCTCCAGCCCCGCCCGCAGGCCTAGGCGGAAGAGGGGGTGGTCGTCGGCGATGAGGAGGCGCATCCCCTCCAGGATACCCCCGTATACTGGGGGCATGTCCTTGACCCTCAACGCCCTGGCCCAGCTTCCGGGCCGGGCCTCCGAGCACGTGCTACGGGAGGAGGTGGAGGAGACCGGGCTTGCCCCAGAGGAGATCCTGGGCAAGCTGCGGGAGCGGCTTGGGGTCATGCGGGACTCCATCCGCCGCGGCCTGGCCTCGGAGGCCCCCAGCGTGGCCGGAATGGTGGGCCGAAACGCCAAGACCCTCTGGGAGGCCCCTGACCCCCTAAAGGACCCCCTGCTCAGGCGGGTCCAGGCCTACGCCATGGCGGTCAACGAGGAAAACGCCCGCATGGGCCGCATTGTGGCCGCCCCCACGGCGGGAAGCGCCGGCACCCTGCCGGGGGCCCTCCTGGGGGTGGCGGACCACCTGGGCCTGCCCGAGGAGGACCTCCTCATGCCCCTGGTCCTGGCTGCGGGGGTGGCCAAGATCATCAGCCGGCAGATCTACATCGCCGGGGCCAGCGGGGGGTGCCAGGCGGAGATCGGCGCCTCCGCGGCCATGGCCGCTGCGGCGGTAACGGAGCTCCTGGGCGGAAACCCCGAGGCCGCGGCCCACGCCGCCGCTTTGGCCCTGCAGAACACCCTGGGCCTGGTCTGTGACCCCGTGGGGGGGTTTGTGGAGGTGCCCTGCGTGATGCGGAACGGCTTCTACGCGGTGCACGCGGTGAGCGCCGCCTCCATGGCCCTGGCGGGAATCCGCAGCGTCATCCCCCCCGACGAGGTCATCCTGGCCATGGCGGGCATTGGCCGCCTCCTGCCCCTGGAGCTGAAGGAAACCGGGCTTGGCGGCCTGGCCGACACCCCTACGGGGCGGCGCCTGGCGGAAGAGGCCCTGAAACGGGGGAAGAAGGCCTAGGCCCCTACTCCTCCCCCTTGGCGATGGGTACCCCCACCAGGTTCCCCCATTCCGTCCAGGAGCCGTCGTAGTTCTTCACGTGGGGGTAGCCCAAGAGGTACTTGAGCACGAACCAGGAGTGGCTGGAGCGCTCGGCGATGCGGCAGTAGACCACCACGTCCTTGTCCGGGGTGATGCCCAAGGGCTCATAGAGCGCCTTGAGCTCCTCGGCGCTTTTGAAGGTGCCGTCGGGGTTCACCGCCTTGGCCCAGGGGATGTTCCTGGCCCCGGGGATGTGCCCTGCCCGCAGGGCCCCTTCCTGGGGGTAGTTGGGCATGTGGGTGAGTTCCCCGCGGTACTCCTCGGGGCTGCGCACGTCCACCAGGGCCCCCTTGCCCTCCCGCACCTTGAGGATGTGTTGGAGGACCTCATCCCGGTAGGCGCGGATGGACTCGTCCCGGTAGGGTACCCGGTAGCTCCCCTTGGGGTAGCTGGGGACCTCGGTGGTGAGGGGGCGGCCCTCCTCCACCCACTTCTGCCGTCCCCCGTTCATGAGGCGCACGTCCTCGTGCCCGTTGTACTTGAAGAACCAGAAGGCGTAGGCGGCCCACCAGTTGTTCTTGTCCCCGTAGAGGACCACGGTGGTCTCGTTGGAGATGCCAAGCCGCTCCATAAGGGCCGCGAACCCCTCCTCGTCCACAAAGTCCCGCACCACCGGGTCCCAGAAGTCCCGCTGCCAGTCCACCTTCTGCGCCCCGGGGATGTGCCCGGTATCGTAGAGGAGGATATCCTCATTCACCTCGAGGATCCTCACCTGGGGGTCCTCCAGGTGCTCCTGTACCCACGCCGTGCTCACCAGTACCTCGGGGTGTGCGTAGCCCATAGGTCCCTCCCGCCCTCAATATACCCTTGAGTGCGTCAAAGGCAAGAAACCCCGGACACAATCCGCCCAAGGTCCTTGCCAGGGGGCCTGGGGTCTGCTATAAAGGTACCTGCGGGGAGTAGCCGCCCCTCCAAGGGGCCAGCCGGCCGTCAGTACGGGAACCCTCCCCGGTCGGCTGGGGCGCTCAAAGGCGCATGGCGAGACCACCAACAGGTGGCCTCGATCCTTTGCTGCTTCCCGTAAGGAGGAATCGCCATGGACCTGCTCGCGCTTGCGCTCATGGGCTTGGTGTTTTTGGCCAGCCTGGTCATCCAAGGAGGCCTTCAGGCTACCTTTGCCCGCTATAGCCGTGTGGCCAATGGCCGCGGCCTCACCGGGGCCGAGGTGGCCCGGGCCATCCTGGATGCCCATGGCCTAAGCCACGTGCGGGTGGAGCCTGTGCCGGGGGCCCTCACGGACCACTACGACCCCCACGCCAAGGCGGTGCGGCTCTCCGAGCCCAACTACGCCTCCCCCAGCCTGGCGGCCTTGGCCGTGGCCGCCCACGAGGTGGGGCATGCCGTCCAGGATGCCCAGGGCTACGCCTGGCTCCGGGTGCGGGCCAGCCTCTGGCCTGC encodes:
- a CDS encoding sulfurtransferase, whose translation is MGYAHPEVLVSTAWVQEHLEDPQVRILEVNEDILLYDTGHIPGAQKVDWQRDFWDPVVRDFVDEEGFAALMERLGISNETTVVLYGDKNNWWAAYAFWFFKYNGHEDVRLMNGGRQKWVEEGRPLTTEVPSYPKGSYRVPYRDESIRAYRDEVLQHILKVREGKGALVDVRSPEEYRGELTHMPNYPQEGALRAGHIPGARNIPWAKAVNPDGTFKSAEELKALYEPLGITPDKDVVVYCRIAERSSHSWFVLKYLLGYPHVKNYDGSWTEWGNLVGVPIAKGEE
- the sdaAA gene encoding L-serine ammonia-lyase, iron-sulfur-dependent, subunit alpha, with the protein product MSLTLNALAQLPGRASEHVLREEVEETGLAPEEILGKLRERLGVMRDSIRRGLASEAPSVAGMVGRNAKTLWEAPDPLKDPLLRRVQAYAMAVNEENARMGRIVAAPTAGSAGTLPGALLGVADHLGLPEEDLLMPLVLAAGVAKIISRQIYIAGASGGCQAEIGASAAMAAAAVTELLGGNPEAAAHAAALALQNTLGLVCDPVGGFVEVPCVMRNGFYAVHAVSAASMALAGIRSVIPPDEVILAMAGIGRLLPLELKETGLGGLADTPTGRRLAEEALKRGKKA
- a CDS encoding response regulator transcription factor, which codes for MRLLIADDHPLFRLGLRAGLEAEGLEVVAEAGNGLEALEKTLALQPEAVLLDLRMPGMDGLECAKRLRQAGYRGIIAFLTTYQEPALLREAWLVGADAYFSKELSAAELRSRLLRVARGEERLHPPSLPHLTPREEEVLRLLAQGLSAKGIARALGLSPDTVKDYMENIYGKLLARNRVEALERARALGFLREKT
- the rplS gene encoding 50S ribosomal protein L19, coding for MNRGALLKVVESRYTRTDLPEFRPGDTVRVAYRVTEGNRTRVQNFEGIVIKVKRNGYNSSFTVRKVSYGVGVERIFPMNSPLIEKVEIVQRGRARRAKLYFIRQLSEREIRRKLRADRKRIGQDQERAKAIKEAAQAAEAQPEGGEAQA
- a CDS encoding zinc metallopeptidase, which produces MDLLALALMGLVFLASLVIQGGLQATFARYSRVANGRGLTGAEVARAILDAHGLSHVRVEPVPGALTDHYDPHAKAVRLSEPNYASPSLAALAVAAHEVGHAVQDAQGYAWLRVRASLWPAASLGSNLGPILVLAGLFLGALGLAKLGLYLYLAVALFQLVTLPVEFDASRRALEFLRRMGFLGQQEITPARQVLTWAALTYVAALASSLATILYYATLLMGRREE